One candidate division WWE3 bacterium DNA window includes the following coding sequences:
- a CDS encoding virulence protein RhuM/Fic/DOC family protein, which produces MKKILKHREIVIYQAKNGAIELRGDFTRETIWATQSQIINLFGVDQSVVSRHINNIFRDGEIEAKSNMQKMHNANSDKPVILYSLDVILGVGYRTNSKVAIEFRKWATKTLHGYIVDGFVVNKTRIAANYSQFLSAVDDLKKLLPKGSEVDTKGAVELVTLFADTWLSLNAYDKNLLSAGKLTKKKVELTAEKLVNGLNELKNELAKKSEATDIFGMERNPGSVAGIVGNVMQSFGDQDLYASLEEKASHLLYFMVKNHPFVDGNKRSGAFAFVWFLKQANILDVAKLTPSVLTALTILVACSEPRDKDKIVTLIINLVS; this is translated from the coding sequence ATGAAAAAGATCTTAAAACATCGCGAAATTGTTATATATCAAGCAAAAAACGGGGCTATCGAGCTCCGAGGCGATTTTACCCGCGAAACGATCTGGGCTACCCAAAGTCAAATTATAAATCTGTTTGGTGTCGATCAATCAGTTGTGTCCCGTCATATCAATAATATATTTAGAGATGGCGAAATTGAAGCCAAAAGCAATATGCAAAAAATGCATAATGCAAATTCCGACAAACCAGTAATTCTATATTCTTTGGATGTTATTTTAGGCGTTGGCTACAGAACAAACTCCAAAGTCGCCATAGAATTTAGAAAATGGGCAACTAAAACACTCCACGGATATATTGTTGATGGATTCGTTGTTAATAAAACCAGAATCGCTGCGAACTATTCACAATTTCTGAGCGCTGTCGATGATCTCAAAAAACTGCTGCCAAAAGGATCTGAGGTAGACACTAAAGGCGCCGTTGAACTGGTAACGCTGTTTGCCGATACTTGGTTATCGCTTAACGCCTATGATAAAAACCTACTTTCCGCAGGTAAACTGACTAAAAAGAAAGTGGAACTGACAGCCGAGAAGCTGGTGAACGGCTTAAATGAGCTGAAGAATGAGCTAGCCAAGAAGTCAGAAGCGACGGATATCTTTGGAATGGAGAGAAATCCCGGAAGTGTGGCGGGAATCGTTGGTAACGTAATGCAGTCTTTTGGTGACCAAGATCTTTATGCCAGTTTAGAAGAAAAAGCCTCTCATCTACTTTACTTTATGGTGAAAAATCATCCGTTTGTTGACGGTAACAAAAGAAGTGGCGCTTTTGCCTTCGTCTGGTTTTTAAAACAAGCTAATATTTTAGACGTTGCTAAACTTACTCCGTCTGTACTAACAGCATTAACGATTCTAGTCGCCTGTAGCGAACCTCGCGATAAGGACAAGATAGTCACCCTAATTATTAATCTCGTTAGCTAA
- a CDS encoding BrnT family toxin, with translation MNVEIEELIWDDFNVSHIARHKVRVSEVEMALEDKNIKFFNAHSSRFVALGSAGKRLLSIIIATKDNNKFYVVTARDASKRERRFYLNEKS, from the coding sequence ATGAATGTTGAGATAGAGGAGTTAATTTGGGACGATTTTAATGTATCGCATATTGCTAGGCACAAAGTAAGAGTTTCAGAAGTTGAGATGGCGTTGGAAGATAAAAACATTAAATTTTTTAACGCACATAGCAGTAGGTTTGTTGCCTTAGGTAGTGCTGGCAAACGTCTGCTTTCGATCATAATCGCAACTAAAGATAATAATAAATTCTATGTTGTTACGGCTCGTGACGCGAGCAAACGAGAAAGGCGGTTTTACCTAAATGAAAAAAGCTAA
- a CDS encoding CopG family antitoxin — protein sequence MKKANKIPKFNNLKDEAHFWDTHDITDYLSELTPAKLSFKTGVEKKEVVTIRVAESLKKELTRVADCYDISPSSLVRMWVVEKLRSADVVC from the coding sequence ATGAAAAAAGCTAACAAAATACCAAAATTTAATAATTTAAAAGATGAGGCTCATTTTTGGGATACTCACGACATTACTGATTATCTGTCCGAGCTCACACCAGCTAAACTATCCTTCAAAACCGGTGTTGAAAAGAAGGAAGTTGTAACAATTCGAGTCGCGGAGTCTCTAAAAAAGGAGTTGACTCGAGTCGCTGATTGTTACGACATTTCCCCATCATCATTAGTACGAATGTGGGTGGTAGAGAAACTACGTAGCGCCGATGTAGTTTGTTGA
- the pilM gene encoding type IV pilus assembly protein PilM, translated as MDIMGLDLGTTQIKYVSIRKQTKILLGFGSAPSPKVSLDSENPEDIESYSNYLKEFFNSQSDVPPLVTVGLPEYKVFNRIISVPKMSEKELKTAIPLEAEQYLPIPIKDVVYDYRVVEETDSGKKQNVILIAAPKVLIKKYATIISKAGFTLVGLEPETAAISRCTIDLTSSPMATLIVNIGASSTDMALVYGGVVRFTRSIGTGGNALSRAISQELGFESSQAEEYKKAYGLDESQLEGKVMKAMRPVFETIVDEIRRALAYYQTHQTQSPILKRLVLCGGTASLPGVLVYLASALNLEAQLANPWVQIKNNGKFSDKELEAIGPTFAVAAGLALKEF; from the coding sequence ATGGATATCATGGGACTGGACCTCGGAACGACTCAAATAAAGTATGTTTCGATCCGCAAACAAACTAAAATACTGCTTGGCTTTGGGAGTGCGCCTTCGCCTAAAGTGTCACTAGACTCCGAAAACCCGGAGGATATCGAGTCCTACTCCAATTATTTAAAAGAATTCTTCAACTCCCAAAGCGACGTCCCTCCTCTCGTCACTGTAGGCCTCCCCGAGTATAAAGTCTTTAATCGTATTATTAGTGTTCCCAAAATGAGTGAGAAAGAGCTCAAGACGGCTATTCCCTTGGAAGCCGAGCAGTATTTACCAATTCCCATTAAAGACGTCGTTTACGATTACCGAGTGGTTGAAGAAACCGATTCCGGCAAAAAGCAAAATGTTATTTTAATCGCCGCCCCAAAAGTACTCATCAAAAAGTACGCCACTATTATTTCTAAAGCCGGTTTTACGCTGGTGGGACTAGAGCCGGAAACGGCCGCAATTTCCCGTTGTACGATTGATTTAACTTCCAGCCCCATGGCCACTCTAATTGTAAATATTGGCGCGTCATCGACCGACATGGCTTTAGTTTATGGTGGCGTCGTCCGCTTCACACGGAGTATTGGGACTGGCGGCAATGCGCTTTCGCGAGCTATTTCTCAAGAACTAGGCTTTGAATCTTCTCAAGCGGAAGAATACAAAAAAGCCTACGGTTTAGACGAATCGCAACTGGAAGGTAAAGTAATGAAGGCCATGCGACCGGTTTTTGAAACTATTGTGGACGAAATCAGACGGGCTCTCGCCTATTACCAAACGCACCAAACCCAAAGCCCGATTCTTAAGCGCTTGGTCCTTTGTGGCGGTACCGCCTCTCTGCCCGGTGTCCTGGTTTATTTAGCTTCCGCCCTTAATTTAGAGGCGCAACTCGCCAACCCCTGGGTTCAAATAAAAAATAACGGCAAATTTTCGGATAAAGAGCTGGAAGCAATTGGCCCCACTTTCGCAGTCGCTGCAGGCCTGGCCTTAAAGGAGTTTTAA
- a CDS encoding PilN domain-containing protein — MIDINLLPPEIRVLEKKARFSKIILFIGGVALLASVIFIIGVTVNYIIVKNNLSQNQLKLTTTTQEIATYKALEASAIDVTAKYKELQAAFKVRELYSQFFAALNGMVPQDVKVSEINFLATNKVSLSGESQGYLSLAGFVKTLEDPKTSKIFVNPVLNSVVLNSQTGKVQFVMELGLKEGSLLAK, encoded by the coding sequence ATGATTGATATAAATTTATTACCACCGGAAATAAGGGTTTTAGAAAAGAAGGCCCGCTTTTCTAAAATTATCCTCTTTATTGGCGGGGTGGCTTTGCTAGCGTCCGTTATATTTATAATAGGTGTTACTGTTAATTATATTATAGTAAAAAATAACTTATCCCAAAATCAACTTAAACTAACCACAACCACTCAAGAAATCGCCACTTACAAAGCTTTAGAAGCATCCGCCATAGATGTCACTGCCAAGTACAAAGAGTTGCAAGCGGCCTTTAAAGTTCGGGAATTATACTCACAGTTTTTTGCGGCCTTAAACGGCATGGTGCCACAGGATGTAAAAGTTTCGGAAATTAATTTTTTAGCGACTAATAAAGTTAGTTTAAGCGGCGAATCACAAGGCTATTTGTCGCTAGCCGGCTTTGTAAAAACTTTAGAAGATCCTAAAACCAGTAAAATTTTTGTAAACCCGGTGCTTAATAGTGTAGTTTTAAACAGCCAAACCGGTAAAGTTCAATTTGTAATGGAATTAGGGCTAAAAGAAGGGAGTTTGTTGGCCAAATGA
- the pilO gene encoding type 4a pilus biogenesis protein PilO, protein MISSKRFQQDFKLYLPGIILAAISLILIAISSILLTKSINNSELVKSTNTGLSTLSSRLTTLKVYASNQNELRADNLLFDSVLTSDPSVPVVVTQVQQLAIDSSVSLSALQFSPGAPTGSGAASSNNVIGMQLSVSGSYNNVSAFLRNVENCGRLINVKSLRLSTSNVGLTAGQTDITQAVTATLTLESPYYVKSSKAETATVDLKNPEFIKMVTLLRTFKIYAPRVDNSGIGKSNPFQ, encoded by the coding sequence ATGATTAGTTCAAAGCGTTTTCAACAAGATTTTAAATTATACCTGCCTGGAATAATCCTGGCGGCGATATCATTAATTTTGATTGCTATCAGTTCTATCTTATTAACTAAAAGTATTAATAATTCGGAATTAGTTAAATCAACAAATACAGGGTTAAGTACTTTAAGTAGCCGTCTCACAACTTTAAAAGTTTATGCTAGTAATCAAAACGAACTGCGGGCCGATAATTTGTTGTTTGATTCCGTTTTAACCTCTGATCCTTCAGTGCCTGTAGTCGTTACCCAGGTTCAGCAGTTGGCAATTGATAGTAGCGTTTCTTTATCGGCTTTGCAGTTCTCGCCGGGCGCTCCGACCGGTTCCGGTGCCGCCTCGTCCAACAACGTAATTGGGATGCAGTTATCGGTGAGTGGTAGTTATAATAATGTGTCGGCTTTTTTGCGAAATGTGGAAAATTGCGGCCGCTTAATTAATGTAAAATCTTTACGACTTTCAACTTCAAACGTCGGGTTGACCGCCGGTCAAACCGATATTACTCAGGCGGTAACGGCAACATTAACTCTTGAAAGTCCGTATTATGTAAAAAGCAGTAAAGCCGAAACGGCCACGGTGGACCTTAAAAATCCGGAGTTCATAAAGATGGTGACGTTACTGAGGACTTTTAAAATTTATGCGCCGCGAGTGGATAATAGTGGGATTGGAAAATCAAACCCGTTTCAGTAA
- the trmD gene encoding tRNA (guanosine(37)-N1)-methyltransferase TrmD, producing the protein MIIDVITLFPEMFAGPFDTSIIKRARDQDLITINFRQLRDWAIDKRGTVDGSPYGGGVGMVLRVEPIAKALQELRRPESYVVLMTPQGQIYDEATAQKLSLKEHLILICGHYEGFDERIRSLVDAQISIGKYILTGGEIPAMTIVDSVVRLIPKVLTKPEATMQESFSDGDNLEYPQYTRPEDYNGQKVPEILLSGNHSAIKKWRLLKRV; encoded by the coding sequence ATGATTATTGACGTTATAACGCTTTTTCCAGAAATGTTCGCCGGACCTTTTGATACCTCTATCATTAAACGAGCTCGCGACCAGGATTTAATCACTATAAATTTTCGGCAACTGCGCGACTGGGCCATTGATAAACGAGGCACCGTTGACGGTTCACCTTATGGTGGCGGAGTCGGTATGGTTCTGCGAGTGGAGCCGATCGCCAAGGCTTTGCAAGAATTACGCCGGCCGGAATCGTACGTTGTTTTAATGACGCCTCAAGGTCAGATTTATGACGAAGCGACGGCGCAAAAACTATCCCTCAAAGAACATTTGATATTAATCTGTGGCCATTATGAAGGGTTTGATGAACGAATTAGAAGTTTAGTCGATGCCCAAATTTCGATTGGTAAATATATTTTAACCGGTGGCGAAATTCCCGCTATGACTATTGTTGACTCCGTCGTTAGGCTTATTCCCAAGGTTTTGACTAAACCTGAAGCGACAATGCAAGAATCATTTTCTGATGGCGATAATTTAGAATATCCTCAGTATACGAGGCCGGAAGACTACAACGGTCAAAAGGTTCCTGAAATTTTATTGTCTGGCAACCACAGTGCTATTAAGAAATGGCGGTTACTGAAACGGGTTTGA
- a CDS encoding KH domain-containing protein encodes MKELLEFLVKKIVKNTEAVSITEDATPEQLVLNLKVEPSEAGLVIGKGGRTIKSLRNIIKVIAIKEGKRVDIRLANELVASEPTTETSTE; translated from the coding sequence ATGAAAGAACTACTTGAATTCTTAGTCAAGAAAATAGTTAAAAACACCGAAGCGGTATCTATTACCGAAGATGCCACACCGGAGCAATTGGTATTAAATTTAAAAGTTGAGCCCTCGGAAGCCGGCCTGGTGATTGGCAAGGGTGGCCGCACTATTAAAAGCCTGCGCAATATTATTAAAGTCATTGCCATAAAAGAAGGAAAAAGGGTCGATATTAGACTCGCCAACGAATTAGTCGCCTCAGAACCAACGACCGAAACTTCAACAGAATGA
- the rpsP gene encoding 30S ribosomal protein S16, with amino-acid sequence MSVSIRLAKFGKKNAPSYRVVATKTRTKRNGEVLETLGHFDPSHNPAKLELNNDRIAYWKGVGAVMSTAVSKLMAGDTAFVKYAPKSKKKS; translated from the coding sequence ATGTCTGTAAGTATTCGATTGGCAAAATTTGGAAAGAAGAACGCCCCTAGCTACCGCGTGGTGGCTACTAAAACCCGAACTAAGCGCAATGGCGAGGTTTTGGAAACTCTGGGTCATTTTGATCCTTCCCATAATCCAGCTAAATTGGAATTAAATAATGATCGGATTGCTTACTGGAAGGGTGTGGGAGCTGTAATGTCGACCGCTGTGAGTAAACTTATGGCCGGTGATACGGCGTTTGTTAAATACGCGCCAAAGAGCAAGAAAAAATCATGA
- the rnc gene encoding ribonuclease III — MDFSKAETIIGLEFKNKELVATAFTHRSYLNEHSNYQNPSNERLEFLGDSILQFLTSEFLFNNYPREPEGMLTSYRAAAVCTVSLAAESAKLGYGNFLLLSHGEEASGGRTKEYLLANTFEAVLGAIYMDSFDIDFCRRYLLKNLFYKLDEIVKNESYRDFKSRFQEEAQEKKGLTPQYKVLDESGPDHDKKFAVGVFLGNTKAGEGEGSSKQRAEQAAAENALANLDNIS; from the coding sequence ATGGATTTTTCAAAAGCCGAAACAATTATTGGTTTGGAATTTAAAAATAAAGAATTAGTAGCGACAGCCTTTACTCATCGCTCGTACCTTAACGAACACAGTAATTACCAAAATCCCAGCAATGAGCGGCTCGAATTTTTAGGCGACTCTATTTTGCAGTTTTTAACTTCTGAATTTTTATTTAATAATTATCCCCGGGAGCCGGAAGGGATGCTTACCAGTTACCGCGCCGCGGCGGTCTGTACGGTGTCGCTTGCCGCGGAATCCGCCAAGCTGGGGTATGGCAACTTTTTACTGCTAAGCCACGGCGAAGAAGCCTCCGGCGGCCGGACTAAAGAGTATCTACTGGCCAACACTTTTGAAGCCGTTTTAGGAGCGATCTACATGGATAGTTTTGATATCGATTTTTGCCGTCGGTATCTTCTAAAGAACCTGTTTTATAAACTGGACGAGATCGTTAAAAACGAATCTTACCGTGACTTTAAAAGTCGCTTCCAAGAAGAGGCTCAAGAAAAGAAGGGCCTTACTCCGCAATACAAAGTTTTAGATGAAAGCGGCCCTGATCATGACAAGAAGTTCGCGGTTGGCGTCTTTTTAGGAAATACTAAGGCCGGTGAGGGGGAGGGTAGTAGCAAACAACGGGCTGAACAAGCGGCCGCTGAAAATGCCCTTGCCAACCTTGATAACATCAGCTAG
- a CDS encoding acyl carrier protein, translating into MTNIVDKIKLVVIEKTGVEEAQLTASADFEADLNIHSLEIVEILDKLEDDFNITFSKEDGLRIKTVGDLTRLVSEKVEE; encoded by the coding sequence ATGACAAACATCGTAGATAAAATAAAATTAGTCGTGATCGAAAAAACCGGCGTCGAAGAGGCCCAATTAACAGCTTCAGCGGACTTTGAGGCTGACTTAAACATTCACAGTTTAGAAATTGTAGAAATTTTAGATAAACTTGAAGATGATTTTAACATCACTTTTTCTAAGGAGGATGGCTTAAGAATTAAAACTGTTGGCGATTTGACCAGATTAGTATCAGAAAAAGTCGAAGAATAA
- the nusB gene encoding transcription antitermination factor NusB, which produces MADLRHTGRQIALASLFSWSFISHEPETTIKEIAESVEATEFDHELAIKIVKGVIDNLAEIDKLITTAAPEWPTSKIAKVDLAALRISVFELYFDDTVPPKVAINEAIDLAKEFGGETSGKFVNGVLGTLVSK; this is translated from the coding sequence ATGGCTGATTTACGGCACACTGGAAGACAAATTGCCCTCGCCTCTCTTTTTTCGTGGTCTTTTATTTCTCACGAGCCGGAAACAACAATTAAAGAAATCGCGGAGTCGGTGGAAGCTACCGAGTTTGACCATGAACTGGCGATAAAAATAGTTAAAGGGGTAATCGATAATTTAGCGGAAATAGATAAATTAATTACCACCGCCGCCCCGGAATGGCCTACCAGCAAAATTGCCAAAGTAGATTTAGCCGCTTTGCGAATTTCTGTTTTTGAGCTATATTTTGACGACACCGTGCCTCCCAAAGTCGCCATTAACGAAGCAATTGATTTGGCCAAAGAGTTCGGCGGCGAAACTAGCGGTAAATTTGTAAATGGAGTTTTGGGAACACTCGTATCAAAATGA
- the rpmF gene encoding 50S ribosomal protein L32, giving the protein MTPLPKRRFSRGRAARRKINLKLTAAGTVKCANCGQDKRPHYICSACGK; this is encoded by the coding sequence ATGACACCATTACCTAAAAGACGATTTTCGAGAGGCCGCGCCGCCCGCCGAAAAATAAATTTAAAATTAACGGCCGCCGGCACGGTAAAGTGTGCTAATTGTGGTCAAGATAAAAGACCGCACTACATCTGTAGCGCTTGCGGCAAATAA
- the recG gene encoding ATP-dependent DNA helicase RecG, whose amino-acid sequence MLTLNDSIDKVPLIGPRNKALLSVLEIHTVHDLLYHFPFRYEDFSIIRKISNLIASEPVTVIGDVISIKNIFTRNGKNFAEGVVSDETGKIKLYWFNQPYLARSFKAGDRISFSGKLEAFSGKPAFIGPDFEILKSDGIPIHTGRLVPIYPETQGVSSKWLRSRIHATFDLLLSEFVTEFLPLELRQTEELIAIDVALKQIHFPDNLTSQEAAKKRLAFDEVFLVALEGLIRRETWKVNKLARQLKYDASDKAKINRFVDALPFKLTKSQQQAVDEINSDLVKNEPMNRLLEGDVGSGKTIVAAISAYLTVLNGASVLYMAPTEILANQHYETFKKLFDPLSIEIKIMTGSRKSESSTNNNKPTIIIGTHALLYRQNFDNIALAIIDEQHRFGVEQRTELLNRSKAENGGVPHLLTMTATPIPRSLQLTVMGDLDLSAITEMPVGRKPVTTWVVPKSKRDGAYAWLKKENQPTFIIFPFIDESLAESLKTVKAATKEFELLKKSLKPLKVGLLHGRMSSTDKDKVIADFREHRVDVLVSTPVVEVGVDIPEASIIVIEGAERFGLASLHQLRGRVGRGGQQAYCLLFTSDGDSDTRRLKALEIHHNGLELAKIDLAMRGGGELYGTLQSGDLGFKLADPSDVELLINARDWAQRILADLNKYTATSKLITELKTISGNYKGQLITVPTTVTLEPTKEVVRNAIFSIIDDKVNDAAVLDLFAGTGALGLEALSRGARSCYFIDQDEKAVDAISMTLNRLNLLEAATVTRDDVPHFVKHDADQKFDLIFLDPPYVTPTTHLIKLLSPLLQDNGFVVYLCGRDRVISEKYDDLAVEFERCYGITKVIVLKKYDTIT is encoded by the coding sequence GTGCTGACTTTAAACGATAGTATCGACAAGGTACCTCTGATAGGACCGCGTAATAAAGCCCTACTGTCAGTTTTAGAAATCCACACCGTTCACGACCTTTTATATCATTTCCCCTTTCGTTACGAGGACTTTTCAATTATTCGTAAAATTAGCAACCTCATCGCCAGCGAACCGGTGACGGTAATTGGCGATGTAATCAGTATCAAGAACATTTTCACTAGAAACGGCAAGAATTTCGCGGAAGGCGTCGTTTCAGATGAGACGGGTAAGATCAAGCTGTACTGGTTTAACCAACCATATTTGGCCCGCAGTTTTAAGGCCGGCGATAGAATTAGTTTTTCCGGAAAATTAGAGGCTTTTAGTGGCAAACCGGCCTTTATTGGACCGGACTTTGAGATTTTAAAGTCTGACGGAATCCCAATTCACACCGGCCGCCTTGTTCCCATTTACCCTGAAACCCAAGGCGTCAGCTCAAAATGGCTCCGTTCTCGCATCCACGCTACGTTTGACCTGCTACTAAGCGAATTTGTGACCGAATTTCTGCCGCTTGAACTCCGTCAAACCGAAGAATTAATAGCAATTGACGTCGCCCTAAAACAAATTCACTTCCCAGATAATTTGACATCGCAAGAAGCAGCTAAAAAACGACTGGCTTTTGACGAAGTCTTTTTAGTGGCTTTAGAAGGCTTGATTCGACGTGAAACTTGGAAAGTTAATAAACTAGCTCGTCAACTTAAATATGACGCGAGTGATAAAGCGAAAATCAATAGATTTGTTGACGCGTTGCCATTTAAACTAACCAAGTCACAACAACAAGCCGTTGACGAGATTAACTCTGACCTAGTGAAAAATGAACCGATGAACCGGTTGCTAGAGGGCGACGTTGGCAGTGGTAAAACTATCGTGGCTGCAATTAGCGCCTATTTGACGGTCTTAAATGGCGCATCGGTGCTCTACATGGCTCCGACCGAGATTTTAGCCAATCAACACTACGAAACATTTAAAAAGCTTTTTGACCCCTTGAGCATCGAAATTAAAATTATGACCGGGTCAAGAAAATCCGAATCGAGTACAAACAATAATAAACCGACAATTATTATTGGTACCCACGCGCTTCTTTATCGTCAGAATTTTGACAATATTGCTCTAGCCATTATCGATGAGCAACATCGTTTTGGTGTCGAACAAAGAACAGAACTTTTAAATCGCTCAAAAGCCGAAAATGGGGGAGTGCCACATTTATTAACAATGACCGCCACTCCGATTCCCCGATCTTTACAGCTGACTGTGATGGGAGATTTGGACCTGTCGGCAATCACCGAAATGCCAGTTGGTCGGAAGCCAGTGACGACTTGGGTCGTCCCTAAAAGTAAACGGGACGGCGCCTATGCCTGGCTTAAAAAAGAAAATCAGCCGACTTTCATTATTTTTCCATTTATAGACGAGTCGTTGGCAGAGTCGCTAAAGACCGTCAAAGCCGCCACTAAAGAATTCGAGCTGCTTAAAAAATCCCTTAAACCTCTTAAAGTTGGTCTGCTGCACGGCCGCATGTCGTCAACCGATAAGGACAAGGTCATTGCGGACTTCAGAGAGCATCGCGTTGACGTTTTAGTGAGTACACCGGTCGTGGAAGTTGGCGTCGACATCCCGGAAGCCTCTATAATAGTGATTGAAGGCGCCGAGCGTTTTGGGCTAGCCAGCCTGCATCAGCTGCGTGGCAGGGTCGGTAGAGGCGGTCAACAGGCTTATTGTTTGCTCTTTACCAGCGATGGCGATTCTGACACTCGTCGCCTTAAAGCATTAGAGATCCATCACAACGGACTTGAGCTTGCTAAAATCGATTTGGCAATGCGGGGCGGCGGCGAACTCTACGGCACCTTGCAAAGTGGCGATTTAGGCTTTAAACTGGCTGATCCCAGTGATGTAGAGCTGCTAATTAATGCGCGTGATTGGGCACAACGGATTTTGGCTGATCTTAATAAATATACAGCGACGTCAAAATTGATAACAGAGTTGAAAACGATTTCTGGAAACTACAAGGGTCAACTAATCACAGTGCCCACAACAGTAACCCTAGAGCCCACCAAAGAAGTGGTTCGCAACGCCATTTTCTCCATAATTGACGATAAGGTTAACGATGCTGCTGTACTTGACCTCTTCGCGGGAACAGGCGCCTTGGGCCTGGAAGCCCTTAGTCGCGGGGCACGGTCCTGTTACTTTATAGATCAGGATGAAAAGGCCGTTGATGCTATTAGCATGACGTTAAACCGTCTAAATTTGCTGGAGGCAGCGACAGTAACTAGGGATGACGTCCCCCATTTTGTAAAACACGATGCCGATCAAAAATTTGATTTGATTTTCTTAGACCCGCCATACGTAACGCCAACTACCCATCTAATTAAGCTTTTAAGCCCGCTGTTGCAAGATAACGGTTTTGTGGTATATTTATGCGGTCGTGACCGAGTAATCTCGGAAAAATATGACGACCTTGCCGTTGAATTTGAAAGATGTTACGGTATTACCAAGGTTATAGTTCTAAAAAAATATGACACCATTACCTAA
- a CDS encoding tyrosine--tRNA ligase: MTPQEKVEHLKAIAEEIITEEELLKLFQTKEHPVCYDGFEPSGIAPIHFGLLRALYVKKLLETGVHVILFLADFHGMINNKLGGDLEKIKTAGKYFIEVWKAAGINTNKVEVVWASDLLTRKTYIERLLRVSKELTLDRVTKTLTIAGRNEKDKLIFAQFLYPAMQVSDIFELDLDMVEMGMDQRRANVIAREVAHKLHWKVPVAIHHHMLLGLKGTKEGDNPEEVMVKSKMSKSDPTSAIYMHDSASEIAAKIKTAFCPPLIVAGNPVLEYVKYIIMLSLPSFKIERTAEHGGDKEYQTFDEVTNDYESGALHPMDLKAAVARDLDILIKPVREHFENNAEAKKLYETVKSFQITR; encoded by the coding sequence ATGACCCCACAGGAAAAAGTTGAACATCTTAAAGCCATCGCCGAGGAAATCATTACCGAAGAGGAATTACTAAAGCTTTTCCAAACTAAAGAACATCCGGTTTGCTACGATGGCTTTGAACCGAGCGGCATCGCCCCCATTCATTTTGGACTCCTGCGGGCCCTGTATGTTAAGAAATTATTGGAGACCGGTGTGCACGTCATTTTATTCCTGGCCGACTTTCACGGCATGATTAACAACAAACTGGGTGGCGATTTAGAAAAAATTAAAACCGCCGGTAAATATTTTATAGAGGTCTGGAAAGCCGCCGGAATCAACACTAATAAAGTCGAGGTGGTCTGGGCCAGTGATCTGCTGACCCGAAAGACCTACATTGAAAGGCTGCTCAGAGTTTCTAAAGAGTTGACACTCGACCGCGTCACAAAAACCTTAACCATTGCCGGTCGCAACGAAAAAGACAAACTTATTTTTGCCCAATTTTTGTACCCCGCTATGCAGGTCAGCGATATTTTCGAACTGGACCTTGATATGGTAGAAATGGGCATGGATCAACGCCGCGCCAATGTGATTGCTCGCGAAGTGGCCCATAAACTACACTGGAAAGTGCCAGTGGCCATCCACCATCACATGTTACTAGGGCTTAAAGGCACTAAAGAGGGCGATAACCCTGAAGAAGTAATGGTCAAGTCAAAAATGAGCAAGAGCGATCCTACCAGCGCCATCTACATGCACGACAGCGCTTCCGAAATTGCCGCTAAAATTAAAACCGCTTTTTGCCCGCCACTTATCGTCGCTGGCAACCCTGTATTGGAGTACGTCAAATATATTATTATGCTAAGTCTCCCCAGCTTTAAGATAGAACGAACGGCGGAACATGGCGGTGATAAAGAATACCAAACGTTTGACGAGGTCACTAATGATTATGAATCTGGAGCATTACATCCAATGGACCTAAAAGCCGCCGTGGCCCGCGATTTAGATATTTTGATAAAGCCGGTTCGAGAACATTTTGAGAATAATGCGGAGGCTAAGAAGTTGTACGAAACTGTAAAAAGTTTTCAGATAACAAGGTAA